The Prevotella melaninogenica genome has a segment encoding these proteins:
- a CDS encoding DciA family protein yields MFRRKVQPLDDLLNQFLRQEGLESPLLQKRIIAAWDTVAGETVARYTQEKFIKNQTLFVKIINPALRANLCMMQSDLVKKLNAAVGSMVISEVKIY; encoded by the coding sequence ATGTTTAGACGGAAAGTACAACCATTAGATGACCTGCTCAATCAGTTCTTACGCCAAGAAGGACTTGAGTCTCCCCTACTACAGAAACGTATTATTGCTGCATGGGACACTGTGGCAGGCGAGACTGTTGCTCGATACACACAAGAGAAGTTTATCAAGAATCAAACTCTATTCGTAAAGATTATAAACCCAGCTTTACGTGCCAACCTCTGCATGATGCAATCAGACTTAGTTAAGAAGCTTAATGCAGCAGTTGGTTCTATGGTTATTTCTGAAGTGAAAATCTACTAA
- the dapA gene encoding 4-hydroxy-tetrahydrodipicolinate synthase → MQNVFHGLGIALITPFKEDFSIDYEALENLVNYHLDNGADFFCILATTGESPCLSREEKDELTAVIKRIVNGRVPILKYCGGNYTAAVVEEIKTTDWSGIDGILSICPYYNKPSQEGLYQHFKAIAKASPLPIVLYNVPGRVGVNMTAETTVRIASEFTNVVAIKEASGNLEQVDEIIKNKPKHFEVISGDDALTFPMIASGAVGVISVIGNALPKEFSRMIRLEFKGEYEPARKIHHQFTELYKLLFVDGNPAGCKALLNDMGMIENVLRLPLVPTRIETKQKMNEILKGMRI, encoded by the coding sequence ATGCAGAATGTTTTTCATGGATTAGGTATAGCATTGATAACTCCATTTAAGGAAGATTTCAGTATTGATTATGAAGCACTTGAAAACTTGGTTAACTACCATTTAGATAACGGTGCTGACTTCTTCTGCATTCTTGCTACTACTGGTGAGTCTCCTTGTCTTTCACGTGAAGAAAAGGATGAACTGACTGCTGTTATCAAACGAATCGTTAATGGACGTGTGCCAATCCTAAAGTATTGTGGTGGAAACTATACTGCAGCTGTTGTAGAAGAAATCAAAACGACAGATTGGAGTGGTATTGATGGTATTCTTAGTATCTGTCCTTATTATAATAAACCAAGTCAGGAGGGACTTTATCAGCATTTTAAAGCTATCGCAAAGGCAAGCCCACTGCCGATAGTCCTGTATAATGTGCCAGGTCGCGTTGGTGTCAACATGACTGCAGAGACAACAGTTCGCATCGCTTCAGAGTTTACCAATGTTGTTGCTATTAAAGAGGCGTCAGGTAACTTAGAGCAAGTAGACGAGATTATTAAGAACAAACCAAAGCACTTTGAGGTTATCAGTGGTGACGATGCCTTGACCTTCCCAATGATAGCAAGTGGTGCGGTAGGTGTTATCTCAGTTATTGGTAATGCCCTGCCTAAGGAGTTCTCACGTATGATTCGTTTGGAATTTAAGGGTGAGTATGAGCCTGCACGCAAGATACATCATCAGTTTACTGAGCTTTACAAACTTCTCTTCGTGGATGGTAATCCTGCAGGTTGTAAGGCACTCTTGAATGATATGGGTATGATAGAGAATGTCTTGCGTCTTCCTTTGGTTCCAACACGTATTGAGACAAAGCAGAAGATGAATGAGATTCTTAAAGGAATGAGAATCTAA
- a CDS encoding EamA family transporter, producing the protein MWILLAFVSATLLGLYDTSKKFSLRGNDVIPVLFLNTLFCSAIFLPLILLSQYTHVLDSSIFHVGADGWEMHRWIILKSVIVLLSWVFGYFAIAQLPLTIVGPINATRPVMTLVGAMLVFGERLNAWQWVGVSLAIISLFLLARSGKREGIDFKHNKWIFFLVLAAMMGTCSGLLDKYLMASPENGGVGLDRMMAQSWYNIYQCMMMGAVLLVYVFNQRKKVGQTARFSWKWSILLISIFLSMADFAYFYALSLPGAMISIVSMVRRGSVLVSFLCGAVLFREKNLKAKAIDLCFVLLGMIFLWIGSR; encoded by the coding sequence ATGTGGATTCTTTTGGCTTTTGTTTCAGCAACATTGCTGGGACTTTATGATACATCGAAGAAGTTTTCTCTTCGTGGAAATGACGTCATACCTGTGCTCTTTCTCAATACACTCTTTTGTTCGGCAATCTTTCTGCCATTGATATTATTGTCACAATATACCCATGTACTCGATTCCAGTATCTTTCATGTCGGAGCTGATGGATGGGAGATGCACCGATGGATCATACTAAAGAGCGTTATTGTACTCCTTTCTTGGGTGTTCGGTTATTTTGCGATTGCGCAGCTACCCTTAACGATTGTCGGTCCAATCAACGCTACACGCCCAGTGATGACACTTGTCGGTGCTATGCTTGTCTTTGGCGAACGACTAAATGCTTGGCAATGGGTTGGTGTCAGTTTGGCTATTATTTCCTTGTTCCTATTGGCAAGAAGCGGTAAGAGAGAGGGTATAGACTTCAAACATAACAAGTGGATCTTCTTCTTGGTATTGGCAGCCATGATGGGAACATGCAGTGGACTGCTTGATAAATATCTGATGGCAAGCCCTGAGAATGGTGGAGTAGGACTTGATCGTATGATGGCGCAGAGTTGGTATAATATCTATCAATGTATGATGATGGGTGCGGTTCTTCTTGTCTATGTCTTCAATCAGAGAAAGAAAGTAGGGCAGACTGCTCGTTTCTCGTGGAAGTGGTCTATCTTACTTATCTCTATTTTTCTTTCAATGGCAGACTTCGCCTATTTCTATGCACTCTCATTACCGGGTGCAATGATTTCTATTGTCTCAATGGTGCGTCGTGGCTCCGTTCTTGTATCGTTCTTATGTGGTGCTGTATTGTTTAGAGAGAAGAATTTAAAGGCAAAAGCAATCGACTTGTGTTTTGTTCTCCTTGGAATGATATTCTTATGGATTGGCTCACGTTAA